CATTTACAGATTTAATCCAataatgattttaaatttaatgtcttaatttttatttttttatatgagtATACAGgagatcaataaaaaattatatattaattaacatatctcataattaaatttaaaataataataatatcctaTCATACGGCTCTACATTCACATTAGTATCGataattatctaaattttttaaataaaataattaagatttCTCTATTTACTAATTTTGAGATTATTCCTTATTATGATATCTATTGGTTATATGCTGCTGCTCGTTACTCCAAGAATCCTAATAAATTATGATGTCCGTTGAGCTATTGGCATCCGAATCGTAGTTGAGCCCTTACATGAGAGTCAGattcaaaactcatcaaaacctagggccgaaccgaaccgaactaaaaatttggttcggttttatttttaattcggttcggttcgggtttaattttttgaaaaatcggtgatttcggttcggttcggttttagattcaaaaatttcgatcagaccgaaccgaaccgaaatcactaaACTACGTCGGTTTTAGCTCTTCCCCGCTCTCCCCGCTCCCCGCTCCCCGCTCCCCGCCCCCGCCCCCGCCCCCgcccccgtccccgtccccgtccccgtcccccgTCCCCAGTCCCCAGTCCCCAGTCCCCGTCCCCAGTCCCCGCTCCCCgcccccgtccccgtccccatcCCCGTCCCCAGTCCCAGGTCCCCAGTCCCcagtccccgtccccgtccccagtcCCCGCTCCCCGTCCCCGTTCCCGTCCCCAGTCCCCgctccccgtccccgtccccagtccccgctccccgtccccgtccccgtccccgtccccgtccccgtccccgtccccagtcccagtattgattttttatttataaaaattaaaattaaaatattttaattggattttagaatgaatgtgaaaaaaaaaaatttaaaaatcgaatcgaaccgatcgaatcgaccgaaccgaaccgaatcaaatcggttcggttcgattcgattattcctcttattcggttcggttcggttcgatttgtgTAAAATTCTacaattcggttttcggttatttcggttcggttcggttttgaaccgaaccgaccgaatgctcacccttaTCAAAACCCACTACTTAAGATGACCCGTTagtatgaaactccattcccaATCGAGCAGACCGGACTGACAAGGGTCAAGGCTCCTCAAAAGAGAATCCAGCTCCGCTGATGTGATATCAGGAGAACAGGCCGTCTGATAGTGGTGAGAAAGTAGGTATGTCTGTACGTACGGCTCTGTCTGACAGTGACATACACACAAAAATCCTATTTTTAATCCTATTTTCAATCCTCTTTTCTTTCTAAATCTCATATCgtcaaattatataatttttgagTCAGAAAAATTACATAGTACATTAGACATACAGCACACGGAAGAGACAGTAAAGGGGTGAAATGGGTCCTATTGTCTCTTCCTTAACCACAGTACCAAATGCTCTAAATAATGACACACTACCTTTTTCATTCACAACCCAATTCCCTTTTCATTTCTCACTACACTTTTATCATTTACAAAAGCAATCTAAccaattaaaaaacaaaaaaagcaaACAACAGGATTTCCAAgccatgaaaataaataaaattttaataaattaataaatgggTGTTTAAGCTAAGAGCCAGAAATCTTTATGACGCTTAGTGGTGATCAAATAACCTCCATGTTTTTTGCTTTTCCTCCTGACTGCAATGGCCATGCAATTAGCATTTTGGATGCAATATTCCACAACACCACCTGTGACTCTATTGCTTGCCCACATCATTATCAGCCTCCATGTCATTGATTTCTTCTTCTGCCCTAGAACTAGAAGTGCCACCCCTTGCTTTTTTGCCTCCTCCACTATTAATGGCCCTTTCTCCTTCCCCTCCACCACTGCTATCTCTGTTTGTATCTGCAACACAGCGTAGCTCCTCTCAAATTCcacttaatttataattaaaagaacAGTAATACCCACCTCAGGTCTCTTCATTTGGCATATATTCTTCAAGGAGTTAACAAGTTCATAAGCCCTTGGAGCTTTTTCCTTGATGGACTCATCGGTTGTAGCTGCTCATTTTTCATTTGATAAGAATCACAGTAAACAACATGAAAAAACTAAAAcacataaacaaaaaaaaaaaaaaaaaaaaaaaaactaaccttGTTTATTAGATGGCTTGGCTACAtgaagaagaatgagaagatcCTGGCTTTGAACAGTGTGAGAGAGTGCCCATTGCAGAGCTCCTTTAGCTTCCAAGCTTGAATCAACCACTATCATGATTTTCCTACCAATCAACGGTTTCACTGCCCCCTCACAGGACTTCTCTTCTCCTGCAGGATTCTCAGTAGTAACCTTCTGATCATCTTTAGCAGTAGAAATATTCACATTAAGCTTGGATTGCAAAGGTGGCGAACGGACTCTAACATGAGGCCTGATCCTGTTCAGACAGAAACTTGGCAACCTCGTACCAACCTTTCCCATTTCTGCTGAGATGGGTGCTAATTAAGAAAACAGCAATGCTTAtatcagagaagaagaagaagaagaagaagaagagaaggtgATAATGATTAAGCAAATTGGCTTCTCTCTCTTGAACCAAATTTCTAGATGTGTTGAGCATGGACCACTGTTATCCATGCTTTTTGCcctaatattttcttttctttttctcttgcctttatctttttctaatcatgttaatttttctttttaatttttttttcttttattttaccaTTGTGGGGCTATTCCCCAACGTGCTTGTCATGAAATTGTAGGGCCAAAGCCATCACCCTTAGACTAGCTATTTTCATGTTATATTGATGAAATCATATAAtcttattatttgctttctccttctttaattttttttaggtgCCTTTCATATCATTATcctctttataattttttatatggatcaaactttatttttttataagcaaattatttaattgaaacaatgaaaattaaaactatTTGATAAAATCTAGTGCAAAAATATTTCACACTGAACAGATCAGTATAATGACCGTTAGACCACTAGTAT
The Manihot esculenta cultivar AM560-2 chromosome 1, M.esculenta_v8, whole genome shotgun sequence genome window above contains:
- the LOC110627993 gene encoding universal stress protein PHOS32, with amino-acid sequence MGKVGTRLPSFCLNRIRPHVRVRSPPLQSKLNVNISTAKDDQKVTTENPAGEEKSCEGAVKPLIGRKIMIVVDSSLEAKGALQWALSHTVQSQDLLILLHVAKPSNKQATTDESIKEKAPRAYELVNSLKNICQMKRPEIQTEIAVVEGKEKGPLIVEEAKKQGVALLVLGQKKKSMTWRLIMMWASNRVTGGVVEYCIQNANCMAIAVRRKSKKHGGYLITTKRHKDFWLLA